tattggttatttaagaaatactttcgtATGACAAAAAACTCGTACTGCAATCGAGTCTTACTTGCCTGACAGtccagtatattttgaacataatacagtatcgatatcgatataccaaatttatccttttgtattgttttaaatatttttcggtatattgatgcggtatatttttatctaacaatcgagcacactcgactttagctttcttacttgttgtttaCTATGGTAACACCTAGAAGGGTGAATCTCCGATcctataaagtgtatatattctgtccgtccgttcgtaagaaacactggatctcagaaactagttagttagttgttttttttcgacagcttttgttgtttttgttttagataAAATTAATCGAATCGCAataatttggttgcgatcaaataaaaattgttgaagttatttaagaaatactttcgtATGACAAAAAACTCGTACTGCAAtcgagtcttagttgctttgcccGACAGTCTAGTGTATTTTGAACATAAtacaatatcgatatcgatatgcTAAATTccttttgtattgttttaaatatttttcggtatattaatgcggtatatttttattgaaagcgggtagcgggtatctcacaatcgagtacactcgattgttgtttttttccttATCTATTTTTACTGCCCTTTATTTTGGCATAGTCACTGAATTTGGACTCTTAGACTACAATTAACTGAAAACATACTTGATATGAAACATTACAAGTGCTGACGAAAAAGAATTAATGTTCCATTTTATACAGTCTCTGCAATGCAGTGTTTCGAACGGATAGACAGGCAGACGccattgtatatttttatacccgctacccacagggtagaagggtattataactttgtgccggaaggaaatgtatgtaacaggtagaaggattcttctccgatcctataaagtatatatattcttgatcagcatcaacagccgagacgatctagccatgtccgtctgtccgtctgtgtgtctgttcgtccgtccgtatgaaacactggatctcagagactataagagatagagctataattgtcgacagcatttgttaagtttgcacgcagatcaagtttgtttcaaatttttgccacgcccacgtccgcccccgcaaatcaaaaaaatcgaataacaagcgtaattttaaagctagagttgaattttggtatatacagtaataactatagtagttatgaatcctgaaaatttgattgcgatcagataaaaatagtcgaagttattaaagaaatacttttgtatgggcaaaaacgcctacttactaggggtcttagttgctttggctgacaatctggtatattgtgccgtctatggtatatttttaatgcggCACAATGTcgataccaaatataccattagtgtttttagtatttttgtagtatattcggCATATTTCCgcagaatatatttattttattcaaaatgggtagcaggtagctttcttacttgttatgcATTACATAAGCTTGCACTGTATTACCATATCACATACcctaattatttaattttatttctagtTCTTAATCGCATACACGCCAAATTAAGCAATACGACTCTGAATATTGAGTATAAGCTGCCGAAATCTTCCAAGAAACTTGTCGTTGTGCTTAAAGCAAATCATGTAGAGTATAAAAACCAAACTGGTTATGAGAAGAATACAACTCAATGTAAAGAACCAGGCAGAACGAATAAAACTGATGAGCAAGCTCCCTTTATTAATACATTACCAATGATTGCTAAACATCACTTAGTGACAACTGAGTTAACTATATGGACTACTGAAATAAATACCAgagaaatacaacaaatggAAATTGGACGACTAtgtaaaattgttgaatttataGGAGaccaaaactttaaaattagcattaaacaaactgaaaatatAGTTGGGCCGAAAGTGAACTTGGAAATAGTAATTGACCACATTTATACGATGCTTACGCCACGTCAAATCAAACTCCTTACTCGTATTTCAAAGgcatttaataaagaaaatccacaagataataataaactattaAAACCGTATGAAGACATTAAACCggaaaattgtaatatatcCTATCCCATGAGAACGGCTGACATTATTGACAAAGATGTTGATTGGGACTATGCACAAAAGTCGAAATTACTTAACGATTTTGAAAGAACTAAAAATTGTGAATCGATTATATCAACCACATCCACAAATAGTATGGCAACTACGTTTAGTAATACTCAAATAAACGTCGGAAGCAACGAAATTTCAGgagaaattttgaaatttaaaattcaaatattcaaaattgttggaataattttacataatgaaattcTATTGGAAAGTTCTGCATGCAATATTGCTCCGAATTACATATTTACAGATGAgagtgtaataaaatattcaaaaatggCTGATCATTTTTTTCCGAGTACACGTAAAATGGATAATTTACTAAACAGTTCAATCCCAATatcaaacaacaactatattttttgtatgatATCCTCGTTATTGGTCAATGGAGAGCAGCAAAGATTTTGTCAAGAGTTAATATTGAAGACAACATTATCAGCTACAATGGTGgatttcaatgaaattgttgACAATGTAGAGTATCCcctcattttatttgatagaAAAAAGGTTAGTGCTAAATATATtcgtaatattattatttttatttttattatttttttactcCCTTCTTGTCAACTTTTAACGGACagtgaaaatataataagctAAGACAATCTTTTCCAACTTGCTAGcattcatataaaaaaagttatCTAAAATATGATTATCCTAGCATTATgccaatatatatattttatatactataaacaGTTTTCTTGTGCTTgcttgaattttaatttccaaTTCAGAATATTTGGCAACCGTGTATACGGTTacgacttttttttttaaattcagaGAAAATTGCTGCCCCAAgctgtagtttttttttttttaattttttttttagtttattaatgTGTTTAAGGCATAGTGCTAGTTTGTTCAAGTATTGTCATACCACCTCCGACTGTTCTCAGGACTACTAAATCtattagtttttatatttatgtgtcATTGTTATTTGCGCTTGAAtagaataaaattgaaaatgtggaaaataaataaaatgtattaaaataaattagaattagGTTAAATATATACGTGACTACTTGTCACATATATAATTAGCCTAATTCTAATTTAGTTAGCATTAGACAATTGATAAAATCTATACAATTAATACCATAGAACTCTTAGAGGGTAAAGCAAGGTGTAATAGGAATGGTAAAGATTAGTCGCGATATGATCGTTAATaagtttaaagaaaaaaaaagaaatctagCTCAACAATTTAATGGGAAAATTATCTGATTTAACtttaacaaattgaattccCTAGTTCCAAGTTATCGAAACCTCATATAGGATAAGATGAGATGCTCGCAACCACCGCGGCACGTCGCTGCAACAGAGCCaacttttgtttaaaaaaaagtaagaaagctagaaTCAAGTGTGGTGAAATACATGTGCCaagacattattttaatattgtacaATTTGAAACTCTTGGTTGGATCTATAATTGgtgctaagattgattttgggcaattgttcgtttttaagaaaattacaaaaatttggGCATTCGCACGCGACACCGAAGTTAGTTTTTCAAAAACCAGTTAAAGCACTGATTTCATTTAGTTTGAATTAAGAATATTAAGTTGTTTGTATAccaaagggtagaagggtattaaaactttgtgtcggcagtaaatgtatgtaacaggtagaaggaggcatctccgaccctatgaagtagaatatataattcttgatcagcgtcaacaaccgagacgatctagtcatGTCGGTCTggccgtatgaacacctagatctcagagattataagagatagagccaTCATTTTCGACAGCAaccaaaatcgaataacaagcgcaaTTTTAGAATTAGAGCTGCGAATTGTGgcacttttcttttaaaaatatcttcaATAAAGTTATATACTTAGGTACATGAAAAACTTAATTACCTATCTCAAATTATATCATTAATGTCAAAAATGCTGTTCTGGTAGATTTTGTCTGTTGGTTATTGCACCCAAACCAATGCATCTGGCTTATATCAAGTATGTTGTGAATTTTTCATCTAACTTATAATGACAAACCCTCAATTTGCGCAGAtgatatgaaatttatattgttttctgcacataaaaagagtaataaaaattaattaccgaaaacataaaaaaaacaagtaagaaagctacagtcgagtgtactcgactgtgagatacccgctacccattttgaataaaagaaatatattttgcggtatttttctcaaaatatgcTGAATATACtgaagaaatactaaaaatataccaaaatatagtaccgcattcaaaatataccatagatggaacaatataccagattgtcagccaaggcaaataagacccctagtaagtaggcgtttttgcccatacaaaagtatttctttaataacttcgacaatttttatctgatcacaaccaaattttcaggaatcataactactatagtatataccatatagcTTTATTTCGTTtgctattcaatttttttgatttgcgggggcggaagtgggcgtggcaaaaatttaaaacaaacttgatctgcgtgcaaacataacaaatgctgtcgaaaaaaaattatagctctatctcttatagtctctgagatctaggtgttcatacggacggacggacagacacacagacggacagacagacagacggacatggctatatcgtctcggctgttaacgctgatcaagaatatatatactttatagggtcggagatgcctccttctacttgttacatacatttcctgccggcacaaagttataatacctttctaccctatgggtagcgggtataattactTATCATGTCGCgacaaattttaaacaactttttttgttggttgcaaaatatatgtttgGATACAATTTCTCAATTGCTCACTGGACAAAAACTTTACAGTCAGCGCCACAATAAAAGCCGGACTtaaaaaatttagaaattgtGCAATCACAATGCTGGGGTTCCCCTAAATTTTATTCTCTGggcattatttttttaggCTACTACTAACTATTTTCGACATCATTTTGTCATTTGAAGAGCGCTGTTGCTTAAGTTGCCTTTGgtagaattttttttgtaaagacACCTGTAAAATCATGtcaaagcaaaagcagttCATTGATCgcgataaagaaaaaaatattttattggctGAACAAAATGTGTCAAATCGGCAAATAGCGGCTGAAACACATTTCAATGAAAGCTCAGTGCGtcgttttttaaaaaaatatcgtGAGACAGGTGAagtaaaaaggaaaaaggaaCAGAACGAGCCTACAGGATCGTTTCAAAATTGCAGTGCAGATAAGTAGATGCAAGTCGCACGCGACAGAAATAGAAACTGATAAGAAATTTATCATTAATAGATATTGCATCATTGTGTTCGTGTCGTTTTGTTTCGGGCTCATAAGCATAGATCCATGATTCCTCACCTGTGACTATCCTATAATTGCACCGcgaatgtattttttcaaaatttctttgcAATCGACACGAGCTTTTTTTTGAGCAATTGTCAAATTATGCGGGATCCAACGAGAACAATCCTTTTTTACGACCAGGTGTTTATGCAAAATCAAATGTATTCTGGTGGACGAAATGTCCAAGGATGTCTCTATCTCACGATATGTGAAATGACGATCCTGCATTATCAGTTCACGCACGGCATCAATGTTTTTTGGCACATTGACTGTTTTTGGACGACCTTTACGACCTTCGTCTTCTAGCGATTATCGGCCACGAGAGAATTAACTAAACCAGTTTTTCATAGGGCTATAGGATGGCGTTTCATCGCCATACAAAGATTTAAGTTTATCGGCGCACTCTTGTCGTAATAATCCACGtcgaaagttgtgaaaaattattgctcgaAAGTGTTCTAATACCATTTTTCTGCCGAGGTAAGTTTTTATTAATCGTTTGTCGATGTCAAACGTGgtcacattaaaaaaaatttttttttggaaaacaGCCAATTGGTTTTAATATGGCAAAGTGACCTAGGccagaaatatatatagcaaccctcgtattCTTTGGATATAAAACGCGATTTTAAAGTGCGAGTATCAATGCACACTGACTCTCTTTGATAAAATGAATCAAAATCAAACTTGTAgtaaaaatgttcaaaacagAACTTTAGCTCATCTTTGACTTtccattgaaatatttcaaaatgtgttatgcgtaaatgtaaaatacgcttatattagttaaatttaatattatccCTATGAAGCTATGTGAAGACAACatagtttgaaatttttggcGGCGGTTGCAGTTTGTGGAGGATTACCCATATGCTCTTAAAAAATcctgaaataaattaataaaatggtCTCCAAGATTTGACGTGAAAAAATCGAATATGGGAATACTGCTGTCTACCCTCTATtttagtataccaaatattaggCTAAAGGTATGTTCGTCCCCATCATATACATATGGGTATATGGTatctggtaaatgtcgcgtgcgaccaccTTTAccgttaaaaaaaaaaaaaaactaaaattttaaaaataactgaaggttattcttaaagctttagaTTAGTACTATTTtaagagctaagattgattttagaaacttgttctgttttacgataaaatatatgtataaatacgttaattttttggttttgcgtacgaatttgttattttttgaacagaaaacaaaacagaaagaaaattctaaaaccattcttaggtctaattaaagtactaatctagaaCTATAAGAGTAAccttttctaatttttaaaattgtttcaggttatgtttttttttactgaaaAGATGGTCGCACGCAACATccgtcagagaattacccatatgtatgtataggttcttgatcagcatccgTCTGACTGCTTATCCtatatttctaataataaatgaGCATTTTTTTTACATCTGTTAGTCTTGCACGCAGATGAAGTTTGAGCCACCACGgggaaaaaaattataattttaaattttatcattttaattctgaaaatttggttaaaattaaatagaaatatgcAATAGTATCTACAGTCTTTATCATTCCTGAAAGTCGCGATCagattaaaaatgtttaagatattaaagaaaaacttttgtatggggaaaatGACTTACttacttagttgctttgactgaaaatctagtatattttgcactctatggtatattttgaatgaaaatatcCTTTGATATATGTTTTCGaatttttgcgatatattattttggtaaatatattaatttggtaacGGGtacctttcttacttgttttgtaaataatttgctGCCGAAATCTGCTTCTGTTCTTGGATTAAATTATTGTGAATGAGTCATGTGTCTTAACGTTTTAGtttaatacaatataccaaGAATAAGGAAGATGTGcgacatttaataatattcttattgGATTATTATAATcggtatttatatatttattttcagaaTTGTTTCGAAGGATATCACACTCGTCCTGAATTCGTTCTATCCCATACATCTTCATGCTTCTTTAAACAGAATTCAAACAGAAGtagcaataaaattgaatgtATTCTTGATGAGTGTACTATAGATATGgatattacaatttatgatCGATTGAGTGATCTGCTTGAGTTGTCTCCATTCGACAAAGAGAGTGATACTAACAAGCCATTGCAAGATGACTCAATCCCAATGGATATTCACTTGAAGTGCAATTCATTCAAGTTACAGATTAGGTAAGTGATTTATACTTTTATGTTCGACTATCGGAATAGGAAATTAATTGGTATTCAACTGCTGTACACAAAAAGTAGTTTTCTAGAAAAATTTTCCGCAAGTTCTCCCGTGATGCGTTCTAGTTGTAATCCATTATCCATTATGTAATCGATAtcttaaaagtattttttccTGAGGCCATTTAGCTATTTGGTTTCTTagcaaattcattttataataattagtttTCAAATATGAATTCAAGATTACttaccatttttatttattttccacaaTTGACGGTCCTTCTTGTTATTCGATTAAGTTAAACCAGGAACATAAACCCTCGTTGAATTAATAGTTGTACCGACTGTCGCTAAATCGTTAGAAGCAATAACATTAACaaagtcaagtgtgctcaactgtggtGGCAGCTATCTAGCCATTTTCATCAAAAACCAGTCGATtgtactcgactgtaagatacccattttcaataaaactaaaactgaaggttatatttggtatatacataggtatatttcatattaaaattttaccatagagtacaatatatacgagattgtcaaccaaagcaactaaaacctgGCAACTTTTgtcataaaattatattttaaatagcatatacatataacatatacataaagAATTCAGTTATGATTTATtccaaaaatgctaaaaatataaaacaatctTATTCTGGGAAATAATAACATATCTCTTGTTGTCTTTGAAATCCACACGGAAACACAGATGACTATACTGTCATGATGGTTGACGCtattcaagaatatatgtacttcATAGAGCCAATGGCTGCAAACagtttttgccatttcaaGTCTTAATATCTTGTATAATCTAGGCATCATTGTGAGTACCAAAAATTAAGACTATCAGGCGTGCTCCAGTattcacttttcattttcgttttgctaTCAAAACCGAGATTCACAAGTTTTTGATCATCGTTTTGCTATCGGAACGTTTTATTTCTTACTGCTGAATCAGCTGACGTGTGTTTTGGTCAGAAGTaaacaaagcgaaaaaatGCCTTTCGTATGTCCAATTTCCTGCATGGATTAACTCACATAAGGAAAATTTTACCCTGCATAGATGATTTATGCTTGCcctaaaagaaatatatttgtctattgtcttttttgcaaataaacaaagcgaaaaaatGCCTTTCGTATGTCCAATTTCCTGCACATAAGGAAAATTTTACCCTGCATAGATGATTTATGCTTGCcctaaaagaaatatatttgtctattgtcttttttgcaaataaagatttgaaacttacattaaaacaaaatcagtGGAAACTTAAAGTCATCTGTTTCATTAaacaagtattttttttgtgctttgagTTACCACCCGACCCATGGGCAGTGGGGGATTATTTGGCCGCTCCCTAACCACCCGACCGAGAAATGGTCGACGCCTTTATAAGGTGAAAACCGCCACGATAAATTGATTGAAGTGTTCAATCAGAGGTCCAAATTTGTTTCTGTTATGAAGTCTATGATGGTTTTAATGTGCTCGACATTTCCTTCTTTCAAGAGATCGTgaatgttgttgtgttttttcttaGTGTTTGATAACCTTGTCGTACAGCCTCGTATTTCGAACAGCTGAGGATTGCATGTGAAGTGTTATCGATAATTCCGCAAGTATTGCACAAGTTGTCCAAAGTGACATGCATTTTGAAAAGTGTGGCCTTATCGAAGCCGTTACCACTTAATAAGCGATTGATCGTTTTTATGTCTTTTGGtttcatattgaatttattgttggAAAACCACAGTTTCTTGATTAAATATGGAAAGATGTCACAGAAACCTCGAGGTTTCCGAATTACGAAGGAGTTGTACTCCTCTTCCCATTCCAATTTAATGCGTTTTTATATCTCGTTGATTGCGTCTTTGACTGACCAGTTTAGCAGTGTGAAGCTGCCTTTTGTGCGTGCTGCATTATcggcttttgtgttttgtgggATGTTTGGGATGTTTTGCGGAATTAGATGGTGATGCCGGTCTATTTTTTCAATGATGTTGACTGGATTGTGTGGAGATTGTGGATTGTGGATTGTTTTGCGTAGATTGATAATGCTATTTTTGCTGTCCGTAATAATAGCTACACGAGGAAGATTGTTGGATAAGGCAAGTCAAGTGCTTTGTCAATTACAAGAGGTTCAGCAGAGAGTGAAGACAGTACTTTGTCTGTGTAATAACTGGCTATGTGCTTTGACCTCTCGTGCAAAAAAGCTGCACCTGAATGTGTTCTTGTAAAAGTAGTAAAAGCAGTAAAAGAAAGCTCAAAATTATCGCGGTATATCGCGAATAAAACGCAAagggtttcctcatagcctaATTGAGTGGATATCCTTATACCTTAACAACAGAATTCAGAATGTTTAtggttttgtatctaaatgtgtccAAGTCACTTCTGCTGTGCCCCAAGTCAGTCATTTAGGTCctctattgttcactttgttcataaatgatcttccttctgttattgagcattcccgtgtacttatgtacgccgatgacgttaagcattgcctgacatttaatgatagtcttgcgagctcactgttacaatgtgaccttaatcgtctagaatcttggtggagagtaaatatgttacatctcaACTGCAATAAGTGTAAGGTTATGACCATTTGTAGGGGTTCTTCCCAGTTAAAtaactatatgttatatgatactcctcttgagcgaattgatggtgtgaatgacttaggggttctgcttgatgcaaaactaaaattcgataaacatattctgtctgctgtaaatagggccatgggtgttctgggatttataaaacgctggtcgaaagaGTTCAATGATCCCTACGTACGTCTTTGTACGTCTCACTGGTTTGTCCTATCCTTGATtacggatctcttgtctggaatccccagtatagggtttatcaagataggattgaatcggtgcagaaacaattcttattattagCTCTTCGTAGCTTAAATTGGTATCCTAATGTTAGATTAGCACCGTATCgcagtagacttttattactaaaccttccttctctttctgaccgtagaactatgcaaggtgctgtttttatacagagactaattaatggtgaaatagactctttggagctgttaagtcaaatttgttttgcagttcctgtcaggatcactaggaattttcttcctcttctcatttcacgtagatctactaactttgcttgccataatcccttccgtattctgtgtgtgaactataataatctcaataacatagtttgctctagtaaatctattcctttacttaaaaccttattattagcttattgatcgagtatttatttgttatttatcttattatacatatattctaacatatttttaatctaatttaattagctgtccagcgtcttttaatatttattcgcggttttcgtttaatacatgctgttcacaaatttattttgttttgtccgcgcgtcaacaagcccgtgcttggtatcgctgggccacttctgccgttagtacgtcaacgtccaaaaAAATAGCATCGCATTCGATTTTGGTAATGGGACTGAGAAGTTTAAAGGTGATGTTGCTTTTGATATAAATTCCTACCCCTCCATATCCGTCTtccaataaaatttgtaatcagGTATGCTACAATCTCTGTTGTCCATAACCCAGATTTCTGAAAGAATAGCCGAGACACATATACAgaagttgtttgttgttgttgtaggtcAGTCTTTGGATGTTAAATTGGAGTATCTTCATGATGATGGAACGTTTCCGAG
This genomic window from Drosophila albomicans strain 15112-1751.03 unplaced genomic scaffold, ASM965048v2 utg000051l_pilon, whole genome shotgun sequence contains:
- the LOC117573244 gene encoding uncharacterized protein LOC117573244 isoform X5, with product MSWFNLWDGLKTKTCRYLLQRYLGQFFENNLNLEQLKVDLYNGKAVVENISLKVNAINELFEEQGWAFEVISGHIGCLTVMVPWNALMTNDSSLNISDMTITVRPVTRSQSATTMLESMWSSVSSSMQMAEECMKQIDEDIPFLNHSNTLVGLEKFAETIDNVLNRIHAKLSNTTLNIEYKLPKSSKKLVVVLKANHVEYKNQTGYEKNTTQCKEPGRTNKTDEQAPFINTLPMIAKHHLVTTELTIWTTEINTREIQQMEIGRLCKIVEFIGDQNFKISIKQTENIVGPKVNLEIVIDHIYTMLTPRQIKLLTRISKAFNKENPQDNNKLLKPYEDIKPENCNISYPMRTADIIDKDVDWDYAQKSKLLNDFERTKNCESIISTTSTNSMATTFSNTQINVGSNEISGEILKFKIQIFKIVGIILHNEILLESSACNIAPNYIFTDESVIKYSKMADHFFPSTRKMDNLLNSSIPISNNNYIFCMISSLLVNGEQQRFCQELILKTTLSATMVDFNEIVDNVEYPLILFDRKKNCFEGYHTRPEFVLSHTSSCFFKQNSNRSSNKIECILDECTIDMDITIYDRLSDLLELSPFDKESDTNKPLQDDSIPMDIHLKCNSFKLQIRFPIVDGRLLLDPMKVSGLEKNIRNDYILIDFRNILVEWKSFISIIVDEVNGFYCGEAFENNMHVMKCSSRIMGENITPENEK